The genomic stretch TACTTTTATACAATCTACTATACTGCCAAACACAAAGGCGGAGCTAGGATTTGAAGTTACTGGGTTTGGGATTCTAGCCTTTCTAGGTCACTAGGTTCTAAAGTAAGAATTTGTACCTATTCAATGGATTTTTTAAGACAAGTATTAGGTTTGCACTAAAGCTACTAAGTTCGGCCGAACCCGTTACCGAAGCTCTAGCTGTGCCCCTGGCCGAACAACCCCTTGTTGAATGTTAGTTAAGTAGCTACTTTGATAATGTTTATTTTAAGGGCCACAGCTTTTTCGATATTAATGTTCAATTGGTATGCAGAAATATGGAAATGCATTTCTGATATTTTTCAGTACTAGCCTTGTCCGAAAACCTCAGACAAAAAGCCAGCTTAAGAGTACCAAGGTTCTGAAAGGAAGACAAGCCTTAAGGCAGCTAAAGCTAGGAACGCGCGCTAAAGTTATCTTACTGAGATAGGAAATGTGAGACATGACATGAGGAACAACATTTGAGAGTGTCACTAAAGATTAAGGACATAAGTTCTCTTACTTACGAAATAGAGGTGTTGAAGTTAGGAAAAGAATTTGAATAGTTCTGTCATCAGCATTTCTAACTATTGCTATTTGGTTTATGATATGATTAGTTTTAGACTCTGCTAATTTCTAGTattagaaatgaattttttattttatttttaaaaaatggatAACGGATAAATTTTAGGCTGATGTTTCTTTACTTCCTTCGTTTATCTTGTCAAACGTGTTGATTCGTGTAGAGGTTTATCTCTTTAAGCTACTTTTCTCAAGGGTCTATAATTCATTTGTATTTACTGAAGCTCCATATATAGGACAGCTAATGCATCTGggaaataactcctaaaaattaCCTGCAGATATGCCTCCGAGACAAGCATATCCCGTTATGCAAAAATTGCAATTTCGCTGAAGAACAAGActgttcgtgatgtggcattacGATGCAAATGGACCACGGTAAGTACTCCTAGCTGCTGCATTTTGTAGCTGAAAACTCTCCCAGGAAAACTCTCCCAGAACTTGATACTTAAACAAAATATAAGTagaaaaagttataaaaaaaaaaataaagcctGAATTTATTACTTTGAAAACAATATATAGACAAGCATGCATCTACCAATCAAGTACACCTAAGTCCCAGATAAGCCATAGCTAGTACTAATAGAAATTCTTAACCACAACATGGTAACATTCATTGTTTTCTGCATATTAGCAGGCATTAGATCTGTTCCTCAAGTTTTGTTGTTACCATGCATTTGTCTTTGATGTTCATATTGGTTCTGTTTGCTTCTCATACTAATGAATTTCATTTGCTATTCCTTCTTTTCTAAAACTCTTTTTTTGCATCATTTAGAATCCTTATCGTTGTAATTATATGGTTAAGAAGAAATTGAGTTAACATAGTAGCTATCATATTGTATAGGTATAATTTTCAATTTCTTTGGAGCAAGTTTTCCTAATTTTATAGTGTTGTTGTACTGACTGTGTTAGTATCCCTGTAGAAAAAAGAAAACAGCAAGAGAAGGAAAGATGATGCAAATCTATTGAAGAAAAATAAAGATAGAAAGGTAACCACTTCTTTTTATCTCTTGTTTTTTATATTGATTTCCCTTTCTCTTTGAGCTCATCTTTATGTACACAAACAACACCATGAGAGTAAGTATTAGACAATGAAGTGGTACTCCATTCCCTTCTAAACATCTTGAGTTCATTTCCTTCCAAACTGTCTGTGTAATGCACGGTGGTACAAATTAGATGGAACTTTAAGTCGCTTTTCTATCATCTGGATTCTACAGCTGCCTATGTCTTCCTTTAGGTTGGTTGGCATTGCCCACATCCACTGCAAATAAGTTTGTAAACATGCTCCTAATTCATAAAGAATTTAACATCTATATACTAATAGTATAAAAAGTACAATATAAGGTCACCTAAAAAACAACAACAGATAATTGTCTATAATAAGTGGGATTAGCAACTAGGGAAATAATGTAGGTAACCTGCTACAACAGCGTAACTGTCAGTAAAAGGAGTTTCATTAACAGCTGAATTTGCGAAACTTAtgatatttttctttgattttgaggagCCCTTTATAGGTAGCCTTAACAAATGATCCGGGTTTCTCACGCTTATAATATCTTCTGAAGGTTGTAATTCCATTCTTTTGAAGTTTCTATTGATTAAGACATGAACACATCACTTTTAAAGGTACAGTGTTCTTCCACATGATTCTCCGAGGCCACTGACCGTATCTTCCCGTTATGACCAGAAAATTATAGCATGATCCAACAAAGAAGCTTTCATTCTTTTCTGCTTTTCAGACTAATCTGGCTTTTGAGATATTTCTGAAGAGCTACTTTATGTATCTCCCAGTCATAGAAGTTACTCCAAGATGTTTATCTCCAGTGATCTGTTGTTTCTCCTAAACTTCCAGTTGTAGCTTCTTGACCTGTAGTAAATCTAACTGGGTGCAACATGTGTTGGACACATTTTCTTGACTGGCAAACATGTCATAACTAGTAAGATTTCTAACATGTAAGCTCTTGGTTTAATGAGAGTCGTCGAGAGAACTCCCCAAGCAATAAAACATAAGTGGTGCAATTATCTTCTTCTCTTTCACCGTCTTCTACATTGTTTCCTTGTTTTTCTAAAACCTGTAATGAAGAATATGTTAGAATGCCGCATGTTGGTTGAGGGAGCAGACTATTgtctccttatatggtcttgAATAATCATCACCTCATGAACTCTTTTTGGGTTGAGTTACGCATCATATCAATTTTCTTAACATTGTATTAGAGCCATACCTATCCTTATTCTTTGTTACCCTATGTTGGAGCCCCATATTATATTGTTCGTATTCCAAATGTCCAATCCTGGGCATGCATCTGGAGAGGGGACGGAGGGGTGTTAGAATGTCCCATATTGATTGGGAATGAGGTGTTGTCTCCTTATATGATTTTGGGCAATTCTCACCTCATGATCTTGCTTATGGGATTGAGTTAAGCGCATGGTGCCTTTTCTTAACAGACCAATGTTTGTAAGACTTCCAGCATTAGCTGGTTCTTATGATCCTCTAAAGAATGGTTATTCACAGACCAATCTTGTGTACCTTTGTTAACAATAAAACATCAGATAGTATCTCCTATCAACCTAGCTAATGGTGGCGAAATGATTAAAAAAAACAGTTATccatccatattatccactagAAAACGGGTTGAATAATGAACTTcttaaaaatgggtcaaatatggataagaacaaTATTATTCACTTAGAAAATGCATAATCAATGGATAAATAATGGGTTTAACTTCGATATTTGTAAagactcaaattgggggttcctcaggCTTGGGAGACTCCCGAAAGTAATCATATTCAAAAAGatatggataatatggttatccATATTATCCGCTCGTTAACTCATTTTCTacccgtattaaatatgggttaGGTCGGATAAATTTATCCGTTTTTGCATTATCCGTTTTCGACCCGACCCGCGCGTTTGCCACCCCTAAACCTAGCTAACATCATTAACCTACCCCTGACTTTGTAGTTGGATAATACGAGTGCAATGATTTTGAAGGACTCAGAGCTTCCTGCAAAAGTGAACCTTGCATTGTTTGTAGCTACCTCAAAAATTTTGTCCTCCTTAATGAACTTGCTTTATTCAGATGATGGCATCATATGAACCTAGCATTTTCTCTTCCCCATTGAAGAGGAGGACTATTTATAATGTTAAGTTGCTAAATATATTTCTGTGAATGTGATGTAAGATCCAAGCATAGATCAGACAGAAATGACTAAAAAATTCATCTGCTTATAGAATCTGGAAACCTAAATATTATAGTCAGACATTGCCTAAGGCAAGGAATGGTCATAGATCTCTCAACCTAAAGTAGTTGTTACCTCAGAGCTGCACATTATGCCTTCCTAGTCAGTCTAAATTTGTAGAGTTTGATCCGTGGAAAAGTTCAATAACTTTCTCTGCAATACTAGCACCTCGATTGTCGCTTAACAAAACTTTATAGAATTATGAAGATCATTTTTTATCTTGGAAACTTTCACTCTTGCATGCTTTTAGAAAGTTGTCTGTCTATCGGAATTCATCACTGGTGTTTTAGGTCATTTCTGTTTGGCTTACTTTGATGTATACCTCCAGAGGCTCAAGGAAATGTGTTACATTCTTTTCTCAGGAAAAATTGACTGATCCTACTGCAGCGTCGTCCCCTGTAGTAATCCAGCCTGGTTATGTTCCATATGCTCAAGGAGTGGTTTCAAATAAGAGTGACGGTTTCACCTCGTATCATGGTCAGTTTCACTTCTTCTCAAGAATAGTTAGTAGATTAAAATTGCTCTTTTTCTTTAGCATGAAATTTAGATATCTGAATTATGTTTCGTTGGTGTTCATCAtataaaacacatgaaactacATTCTTACATTTTAAGTTCTTTGTCAATGTTAActcaatattaaaaaataaataaatcccgagTGTTTTCAAAAGCGAAAAGCGCATAACAGAGAGATGGCCCTTGTGATTTTAAGCGAAATATGAGTAGCAAAGCTCACACAATCTGTTGGAAATGTAAAGAATACCAACTATATCTGAGTTTAGCACTATAATGATCAACTCACGATTAGAATAACTAACTTTCTCGTCCGATATATTATAACGTCGATATTAATTCAACTCCTCAGAGTTGAGATTCAAACAACAGCTTCTCACTGGGATAACATTGCAACTCATTGTTTGAAGCGTGAACTTGGCTGAATCATATAGCATATGTAAGATGTTGAGGTCTACAACTTTTGGGGACAAACACCTGATATCTAAAGTTAAAGCATCTTATGATGTTCTTCTCATCTAATTCCAAGATCTTTTATTCATTGCAGCGACAGTCAGTGTCACCACGCAGCTTATTCATCAGAATGCTCGGATCTTTGAACAGATTTCGACGAATCTTGTAACACATCAAGTAAGCATGCAGCTTATCTGATATAATTTCAACTTTTTTCTTGTAAATGATATCTGATATATTGGGGCCTCTCCCTAATAGGCCTCCTCTGTAAACGACAATAACTCTACACTTATATGCTCCACTTCTTTCGTGCAGATACGCGAGAATGCTCGACTTTTGAGTCAGGCTCGAGATAACATCTTCATGATTTTACAAAAGTACGTCTGAAGTCTCTTGAGTATGCCTGTTCCTTTAcatcttctattttttttatcttcTACAGTATGTAAAGTCCATCCACTAGGTTATTAACTGCTCCCCATTACCCTCATTCTTGTGATCATTTTGATTCTCACAGAATGTGCCTACTGTCCCGTTTATGAGACATTATTTGTTGCCTCTCGCCCCCTAATTTGTTTTCTGTGCCTACTGGAAAATATTAAGGCGAGTTACATACTACAACAGGTTACACTGATAGTGCAAATATTCTTTGCAATACCTCATTTACTTGTGCCTGTTCAATTATATTGCTAACTTGAGTAAGGAAGCAGCCGTTAACCTAAGATGTACCAAATTTGCAGGTTGAATGAGTCGTCATACATACTGAAGCAAATGCCACCACTTCCAGTTAAGTTAGATGAAGAACTTGCCAATTCTATCCTTCCCCCCTCAACTCATGCAATTGGGTGATGATACTCACCATATGATCCGCGGCTATTCATCATAAGATTTTACAGAGGGTAAAAGGTTGTCAATGAAGTGCCTGCTTTTGTCATCTCTACCGCGTAAGGAGAGGGAGAGAGAACGAAGAGATGACTGACTCGAGTACATTTGTTGAGCATACTGTACTTGCTTTGTTGCTACCTTTAGCGGTAGAAATCATAGCTCATGCTCGAAAACATTGTACATTCATAAAATAGAGTTTACATTAGAGTGATTATCAAGTTAAGAGTCTGCCTATTCTCACTCTTTTTCTTGCCCACCTCATCAATTAGATGCTTTGGTAAGTAAATGTCAGCTAAGCGTCTGCCTATTGTCACATTCTCTTGCCTACCTTGTCTATTTGAACAACAATCTGGATTTAACTTAAAAGGTAATTTATAAGGGTACTGATAACACATTACCATTTATTGTAGCTAGGCGGGACAGAAGAAAATTTGGATACTTTTTGTACCTAATCATTTCATCTGGAGTGGAACCAAAGATAATACTTATTTACATAGACTAGAATTACGTGTTATTTGAACGAAGATTAACTGGGGAATGAATATTTCTATGAAAAAACATCTTTTCAGTTTGAACACTGTTTGAAATGGCTTCAGTTCAAGAGTAAAATTACAAGAGTAAAACCAAACAAATATTACGCCTCGCATTCATGGAACTGGTGaaaaagaataagaagaaaaaagcACCCATCAGACACCAAAAATACAATCACCTAAACGAATACAAAGATGATCAAAATGAAAAATCCATGGGAACGGGGGATAACAAATACACAGCAGCCCAAGTAGTGATACCATTACGAGATGTTCTTAACTGAAGGAGGCCATGACAATCTCCTGTGTCCCATACCATCACCTTTTGCGATTTCACTACCTTCTTGTGGCTCACTTTCTTGCCTTCTCAGGCTTCCAACGGCTAAATCATCAAAGCTTGACTCCGATCTCCATGGGGGAGGAGTCACACAATCAGTATCTCCAAGTGTTCTTTGTGAATGCTCGTTGCTTGGTTTTGTAGACAAGGAAGAAGAATGACCAACTCTAAAAGCATGCAGTGTTGCAATTGACTCTCTCATCGCAGACATGGCTTCAAAGAATCGAGTGCTAGAAGCTAAAGCTACAGGAATTGGACGAAGCATTTCCTACATTAATTAAAACATCAAACTTGAGGGTTCACGAAGTTCTCCTGCATGCTTCATGCAACAGATCCAAGCATTCCACAGAATAAAGCTAATTCAGGGTCTCGAAAAGGAATAATTTTGTATCCCGTGTGCACTTTGAGGGTTCAACTCACCAGTCACACAATAAAACAAGAATGCAACACTGCACTACTGATTTCATGGATTGTGGTTAAAACTTCTTGCATCAGTCTTACCTGAGCGCACATACAAACACGTGCTGCTTCTGTACAGATTCAAACGCTGTAACATCTAGTTGCATCATCCCTGTGCATATTTGTCAGTTATAGCACCCTATAACTACACCACACTTCATTTAATTTTTTCCATCTTATTGGGATTCAAAATTTTCTTCCCATCAAATCAAAGAGTATGCAACTACAGTGACAAGCCCATCcacaaaatgaaaaataacattTTCTTGCATCAAACAAATAGGAAAAAAAATTGGCCCATCAAGCACCTGACAACTGTCACCAGGAGAGATATATGCTAATGTGATGGTTCCATTTACCCTTACTAATTCAGGAATCCCCACATGCAAAATAAAACAATAACGTCCACACAAAACATATTACTTTAGTACAGCATTATGAATGATGCTTCAACACTCAAAACAATCATAAcaaattagttttatatttacAACATACGAAGAACGAGTTAATTGGCAGGAGAAAGGAAGAGCATACCCCCCAAACTGTTGGCGGTTCTTTAAAATTCTGACTCCATTGAAAATCTGTTACAGAGGCCGTTAAAGCACCATAATCACTAGCAGCCCTCATCAGCAATTCTGAAAATTGTTTCTGCACAATTCAATAGTTTTAGGCATCTATATCTATTGGCTTGTTAAATGGCTGAATGATTAAATGAACAGTTGAAAAAGATAAAGACTGATATAGAAGCATCTGAGTTCTTGCTCTCAAGGATACTTAGAGACGTGCCTGTCAAAGTGCAACTACTGTGAGTCAGTGTTTCACAAGGTAAATATTGTAAAGTAGGGTGTGTTAAAAGTGAAGTGTTAGTCG from Nicotiana sylvestris chromosome 12, ASM39365v2, whole genome shotgun sequence encodes the following:
- the LOC104224843 gene encoding uncharacterized protein isoform X2 codes for the protein MASSSGMNIKEGINSCSGNNSIGGRDNSSSPTNFQQNQVSMDWTPEEQAILEEGLVKYASETSISRYAKIAISLKNKTVRDVALRCKWTTKKENSKRRKDDANLLKKNKDRKEKLTDPTAASSPVVIQPGYVPYAQGVVSNKSDGFTSYHATVSVTTQLIHQNARIFEQISTNLVTHQIRENARLLSQARDNIFMILQKYV
- the LOC104224843 gene encoding uncharacterized protein isoform X1, whose amino-acid sequence is MASSSGMNIKEGINSCSGNNSIGGRDNSSSPTNFQQNQVSMDWTPEEQAILEEGLVKYASETSISRYAKIAISLKNKTVRDVALRCKWTTKKENSKRRKDDANLLKKNKDRKEKLTDPTAASSPVVIQPGYVPYAQGVVSNKSDGFTSYHATVSVTTQLIHQNARIFEQISTNLVTHQIRENARLLSQARDNIFMILQKLNESSYILKQMPPLPVKLDEELANSILPPSTHAIG
- the LOC104224844 gene encoding AUGMIN subunit 2-like; this translates as MMGSESNPTWVGRKPMRRLGGMSDALSIASELGFSLPTPPNSQEEIQNLSTTTGENGDDLIRVLKELTAVQRKIADLQVELQGRKEDKNVAHLTHVSEMEKKIETLQRITTILKDVIQNKDRIIARLQQPYSLDCIPVEAEYQKQFSELLMRAASDYGALTASVTDFQWSQNFKEPPTVWGEMLRPIPVALASSTRFFEAMSAMRESIATLHAFRVGHSSSLSTKPSNEHSQRTLGDTDCVTPPPWRSESSFDDLAVGSLRRQESEPQEGSEIAKGDGMGHRRLSWPPSVKNIS